The following proteins are co-located in the Piscirickettsia litoralis genome:
- a CDS encoding MFS transporter: MGLIPSYQSLGITATLIFVSLRIIQGLAIGGEIPGAITFVTEHIKNRPGLACSMIFLFINTGIILADVVHALITSHLSRAETSAYGWRIAFILGGILAIISYFLRTRLEETPAFIKEREITHKVPLYHLLRRHLPAVIAGILLTSLGASIVSILYLYIVSYLQTINHYPTDQVTTLTLAGLISFSLAIFIIGALSDYLGRKKLILLGSMLFIVFSLSFFKMIVSHYDYLLIWFILWGIISGLITGCFPCLLAEIFPVNVRYSGVAFCYNVGFAIFGGLSPLAASLLIHRTHNLSTPAWVLIATGIFSLIGLIIIQQSIKHHKIQTD; this comes from the coding sequence ATGGGCCTCATTCCTTCTTACCAAAGTCTAGGCATCACCGCCACACTTATTTTCGTATCCTTGCGTATTATTCAAGGTCTTGCCATTGGTGGAGAAATACCAGGGGCAATCACATTTGTCACAGAGCACATTAAAAACCGCCCAGGGCTGGCTTGCAGTATGATTTTTTTATTTATTAATACAGGAATTATTCTGGCTGATGTTGTTCACGCCCTTATTACTTCTCATCTTAGCAGAGCTGAAACCAGCGCTTATGGTTGGCGTATTGCCTTTATACTCGGTGGAATCCTTGCAATCATCAGCTATTTTTTAAGAACTCGACTTGAAGAAACTCCAGCGTTTATAAAAGAACGTGAAATAACACATAAAGTACCACTTTATCACTTATTACGTAGGCATTTACCTGCTGTTATTGCCGGGATATTATTAACAAGTCTAGGTGCCAGCATCGTCAGCATTCTTTATCTTTATATCGTCAGTTACTTGCAAACAATTAATCACTATCCTACAGACCAAGTCACAACACTCACCCTCGCAGGACTCATCAGCTTTTCCCTAGCTATTTTTATCATTGGTGCTTTATCAGACTATCTAGGTAGAAAAAAACTTATTTTGTTAGGTTCTATGCTGTTTATTGTGTTTAGCCTAAGCTTTTTTAAGATGATTGTTAGTCATTATGACTACCTGCTCATTTGGTTTATTCTTTGGGGCATTATTTCAGGTTTAATTACAGGCTGCTTCCCTTGCTTACTCGCTGAAATTTTCCCTGTTAATGTACGTTACTCAGGCGTTGCTTTCTGCTATAACGTCGGCTTTGCCATCTTTGGCGGACTCTCTCCGCTTGCAGCCTCGCTATTGATTCACCGCACTCACAATCTTAGCACTCCAGCGTGGGTACTCATTGCCACAGGTATATTTTCTCTTATTGGCTTAATTATTATACAACAGTCAATAAAGCATCATAAAATTCAGACTGATTAG
- a CDS encoding cation:proton antiporter domain-containing protein, with amino-acid sequence MTSVVFTQLLALLGASIGVIYLFHRLNLPSVLGYLSVGLFAGFILDHTSLLQLKDMQVIAKFGVVFLLFSIGLQLPIRRLLAMKSAVFLLGGLQVVITTLVAWGIAALTPLSTTAAFVVGAAVALSSTALISKTLSDSKELNTPLGRSAFGAIIFQDMMVAPLLIIITALAETTGNESVWFNISLEMVKGAATLIVLYLIGHWILSPLFAAISKTRSSELFMLTALFTALAAANFTEMMGLSKELGAFLAGVLLSGTPYHHQVEADIRPFKDSLLGFFFISVGMMVDIDLLPVVWKQIILVALGLIAVKLILTTLICLGLRMHNGRDSLRIGILLAQGGEFSFVLIALASQINILNPIDDQILLMSFIFSMIVSLLIIYSYDKLKNYFPEPNLPTQPLTNNNEELSSHVVICGFGRTGQQIARILASEGFQYVAIDSDPVRVNQAALAGENIIYGNSSHGGILDASKLRSAKALVITFADNDAATAITNYAHKSSNKIDILVRTHNDDDYKNFIALGATEVISRTSESSLLLGSHLLLLLGVPRYRVMRWSFDTHQSRYSMLKGFFQAGDSSEQHDEPDSERESLQSFFLPPRSYAIGKTLAELNLSQYEVIVTALRRNGIRSEDPPSDTKLKENDIIVLYGQANAIENAEVKLITGN; translated from the coding sequence ATGACATCTGTTGTTTTCACACAACTACTTGCGCTACTTGGTGCATCGATCGGTGTCATCTATCTGTTTCATCGCCTAAATTTGCCCTCTGTTTTAGGCTATTTAAGCGTTGGCTTGTTTGCTGGTTTTATTTTAGACCATACCAGCCTACTTCAACTAAAAGACATGCAGGTCATTGCAAAATTTGGCGTTGTTTTTCTGCTTTTCTCCATTGGCCTACAGTTACCGATCCGGCGCTTACTTGCAATGAAAAGTGCGGTTTTTCTACTCGGTGGCCTGCAAGTTGTGATTACAACCCTCGTCGCCTGGGGCATTGCCGCACTCACCCCACTATCAACCACCGCCGCCTTTGTCGTTGGTGCCGCTGTGGCGCTCTCTTCAACCGCATTGATCAGCAAAACTCTCTCAGATTCAAAAGAGCTGAACACCCCATTAGGCCGCTCAGCATTCGGTGCAATTATCTTTCAAGATATGATGGTCGCTCCGTTATTGATCATCATCACAGCACTTGCTGAAACCACAGGCAATGAAAGTGTTTGGTTTAATATCAGCTTAGAAATGGTCAAAGGCGCAGCAACTCTCATTGTACTTTATTTAATCGGTCACTGGATACTCTCCCCTTTATTTGCAGCGATTTCAAAAACACGTTCTAGTGAGCTTTTCATGCTCACCGCTTTATTTACAGCCCTTGCTGCGGCTAATTTCACTGAAATGATGGGCTTATCTAAAGAACTCGGCGCATTTTTAGCCGGTGTCTTGCTTTCAGGCACTCCGTACCACCATCAAGTTGAAGCCGACATCCGACCATTTAAAGATTCCTTACTCGGTTTTTTCTTTATCAGTGTTGGCATGATGGTCGATATTGACCTATTGCCCGTTGTCTGGAAGCAAATTATCCTTGTTGCACTTGGGCTGATTGCCGTCAAATTGATATTAACCACTCTGATTTGTCTTGGCCTACGTATGCATAATGGTCGAGATTCCTTGCGTATTGGCATATTACTCGCCCAAGGTGGGGAATTCAGCTTTGTTTTAATTGCGCTAGCCAGCCAAATTAACATATTGAACCCTATTGACGACCAAATACTGTTAATGAGCTTTATTTTTAGCATGATTGTCTCGCTATTAATCATTTACAGTTACGACAAACTCAAAAATTATTTTCCAGAACCCAACCTACCCACACAGCCACTTACAAATAATAATGAAGAGTTAAGTAGCCATGTTGTTATTTGTGGCTTTGGACGTACAGGACAGCAAATTGCTCGCATTTTAGCGTCTGAAGGCTTTCAGTACGTTGCCATTGACTCAGACCCCGTTCGAGTCAATCAAGCAGCATTAGCCGGTGAGAATATTATTTATGGCAATTCCTCGCATGGGGGGATACTAGACGCATCAAAATTACGCTCAGCCAAAGCATTAGTCATTACCTTTGCCGATAACGATGCTGCAACAGCCATTACCAACTACGCCCATAAATCTTCCAATAAAATCGATATTCTAGTTCGTACTCATAACGATGATGATTACAAAAACTTCATCGCCCTGGGTGCAACAGAAGTCATTTCGCGTACTTCTGAAAGTAGTTTACTGTTAGGTTCCCACCTACTACTATTACTCGGCGTTCCTCGTTATCGTGTGATGCGCTGGAGCTTCGATACTCATCAAAGTCGCTACAGCATGCTCAAAGGCTTTTTTCAAGCCGGAGATTCTTCTGAACAGCATGACGAGCCTGATAGTGAGCGCGAAAGCCTCCAGTCTTTCTTCTTACCTCCTCGCAGCTATGCGATTGGTAAAACACTTGCAGAACTCAACTTGAGTCAGTATGAGGTCATCGTCACCGCATTAAGACGAAATGGTATCCGTTCAGAAGACCCACCTTCGGACACTAAGCTAAAAGAAAACGATATCATTGTATTATATGGTCAAGCGAATGCCATAGAAAATGCTGAAGTCAAGTTAATAACTGGCAATTGA
- a CDS encoding undecaprenyl-diphosphate phosphatase, giving the protein MIVTEWLILAVIQGVTEFLPISSSAHLIIPSEVLGWQDQGVVFDVAVHFGTLLAIIFYFSNDLKQLSQGCIIAMRDKSINSEARLVLAIIMATIPVALVGVLAHSLIEAYLRSAWVIAATTIGFGVLLWCSDAYAQSYVKQGKESPKLGWRVACWVGLAQVFALIPGTSRSGVTMTAGLFLGLSRDCAARFSFLLAIPVIILASLLQCYKLVTSAVSIDLAMLGIATFVAFISALLCIHLFLKWIQKIGFMPFVLYRFLLGFILIALLLTHG; this is encoded by the coding sequence ATGATAGTCACCGAATGGTTAATATTGGCTGTGATACAGGGAGTTACTGAGTTTCTACCAATTTCTAGCTCTGCGCATTTGATTATTCCAAGTGAGGTTTTAGGCTGGCAAGATCAAGGAGTTGTCTTTGATGTAGCTGTTCATTTTGGTACTTTATTAGCAATCATTTTTTACTTTTCTAACGATTTAAAGCAATTGTCACAAGGCTGTATTATTGCTATGCGCGATAAGTCTATTAATTCAGAGGCGCGTCTTGTTTTGGCGATTATCATGGCGACGATTCCTGTGGCCTTGGTGGGAGTGCTCGCACACTCTTTGATTGAAGCTTACTTGCGTTCAGCTTGGGTGATTGCAGCGACAACGATTGGCTTTGGGGTGCTGTTGTGGTGCTCTGATGCATATGCTCAGTCTTATGTGAAGCAGGGCAAAGAATCCCCTAAGTTGGGTTGGCGTGTGGCCTGCTGGGTAGGGCTGGCGCAAGTTTTTGCTTTGATTCCAGGCACTTCACGTTCAGGAGTGACAATGACGGCAGGTCTCTTTTTGGGTTTAAGTCGGGACTGTGCAGCACGTTTTTCATTTTTGCTCGCTATTCCTGTGATTATTCTTGCCTCACTATTACAGTGCTATAAGTTAGTGACTTCGGCAGTGAGTATTGACTTGGCAATGTTAGGTATCGCTACTTTTGTCGCTTTCATCAGTGCGTTATTGTGCATTCACCTGTTCTTGAAATGGATACAGAAAATCGGCTTTATGCCGTTCGTGCTTTATCGGTTTTTGTTGGGCTTTATCTTGATTGCCTTACTTTTAACGCATGGTTAG
- the apbC gene encoding iron-sulfur cluster carrier protein ApbC, with protein MIKQLEQKIKEILLTCKDSSTGKPWAERLVSVEKVGDELRVDLCLDYPCQSLHPIMQDQIKQALNSQLNQRECAFKSLVVNLDQRVQTHRIQQNLKRVKGIKNIIAIASGKGGVGKSTTALNLALALQKEGARVGILDADIYGPSQPHMLGANTHPESKDKKSIEPVERFGLQTMSIGYLLEDQAVIWRAPMATGALLQLLQDTRWKDLDYLLLDLPPGTGDIQLTMSQKIPVSGAIMVTTPQDIALIDVRRGVHMFNKVNVPVLGIIENMSTHICSQCGHEEAIFGTGGGQHLADEFEGELLGQLPLDIRIRQGADHGQPIVLEGSASEISEAYRDIARRFAAKLSLQPKDFSHHFSNIVVE; from the coding sequence ATGATAAAGCAGCTCGAGCAGAAAATAAAAGAGATCCTTTTAACGTGCAAGGACTCATCCACAGGCAAGCCTTGGGCAGAGCGTTTAGTAAGTGTTGAGAAAGTAGGTGATGAACTGAGAGTTGATCTTTGCTTGGACTACCCTTGCCAGAGTCTCCATCCAATAATGCAAGACCAAATTAAACAAGCATTGAATAGCCAGCTTAATCAGCGTGAATGTGCCTTTAAATCACTCGTTGTGAATCTTGATCAGCGTGTTCAGACTCACCGCATTCAGCAAAACTTAAAGCGTGTAAAAGGCATTAAGAATATTATCGCAATTGCTTCGGGTAAAGGCGGGGTCGGTAAGTCGACAACAGCGTTAAATCTTGCCCTGGCTTTGCAAAAAGAAGGCGCTCGAGTCGGTATACTCGATGCTGATATTTATGGGCCAAGCCAGCCGCATATGCTAGGTGCGAATACGCATCCTGAGTCAAAAGATAAAAAAAGCATTGAACCGGTTGAACGTTTCGGTTTGCAAACCATGTCCATTGGCTACCTATTAGAAGACCAAGCGGTGATTTGGCGTGCGCCGATGGCAACTGGGGCTTTATTACAGTTATTGCAAGATACACGCTGGAAAGACCTGGATTATTTGCTTTTAGATTTACCTCCTGGAACTGGCGATATTCAGTTGACGATGTCACAGAAAATTCCTGTATCCGGTGCGATTATGGTCACAACCCCACAAGATATTGCCTTAATTGATGTACGCCGTGGCGTGCATATGTTTAATAAGGTTAATGTGCCGGTGCTGGGTATCATTGAGAACATGAGTACACATATTTGTAGCCAGTGTGGGCATGAAGAAGCGATTTTTGGTACTGGGGGTGGGCAGCATCTCGCAGATGAGTTCGAAGGTGAATTACTCGGGCAATTACCGCTGGATATTCGAATTCGCCAAGGTGCTGATCATGGCCAACCGATCGTGCTTGAGGGTTCTGCAAGTGAAATTAGTGAGGCTTATCGTGATATTGCTCGACGTTTTGCTGCCAAGCTTTCATTGCAGCCGAAAGATTTTAGTCACCACTTTTCAAATATTGTTGTGGAGTAA
- the dcd gene encoding dCTP deaminase, with product MSIKSDRWIQRMSKEYGMIEPFEAGQIRDYHGERIISYGTSSYGYDVRCASEFKIFTNINSAVVDPKNFDSNSFVDVESDVCIIPPNSFALARTVEYFRIPRNVLTVCLGKSTYARCGIIVNVTPLEPEWEGHVTLEFSNTTPLPAKIYANEGVAQMLFFESDETCETSYKDRAGKYQGQRGVTLPKT from the coding sequence ATGAGTATTAAGTCTGATCGTTGGATTCAACGCATGTCCAAAGAGTATGGCATGATCGAGCCATTTGAAGCTGGACAGATACGTGATTATCATGGTGAGCGCATTATTTCTTATGGTACATCAAGCTATGGTTATGATGTACGCTGTGCTAGTGAATTTAAAATTTTCACAAATATTAATTCAGCGGTCGTTGATCCTAAAAACTTTGATAGTAATAGTTTTGTTGATGTGGAGTCTGATGTCTGCATTATTCCACCCAATTCATTTGCATTAGCAAGAACGGTTGAATATTTCCGTATTCCTCGCAATGTACTCACTGTGTGTTTAGGTAAGTCAACTTATGCACGTTGTGGGATTATTGTTAATGTCACGCCATTAGAGCCTGAATGGGAAGGGCATGTCACTTTAGAGTTTTCGAATACGACGCCATTACCTGCAAAGATTTATGCTAATGAAGGTGTCGCACAAATGCTCTTTTTTGAATCTGACGAAACCTGCGAGACTTCTTATAAAGATCGAGCTGGGAAATATCAAGGACAACGAGGGGTAACACTCCCTAAAACATAA
- a CDS encoding class I SAM-dependent methyltransferase, producing MLLSKKSIYNQLITKNNFLDIGAGPGKPLLALSPLFKSTLAIEPKQNYYDQLVKKGVNVIQSNFQDTLLKRKFDLVLCCHMLYHVPIKEWPCFLEKLIHSIAADGIAIIIIGANRGKHAELCSSVNPNYQNSGPLKLYLDEKGCKYQTTQSYGNYTTDNFDDMYTICRFSVLEDALNHDQYSAMSKEEKLKLDSLIADYVTTLKNPFYNAYMLQIDLDFIIIKK from the coding sequence TTGCTTTTATCAAAAAAATCTATCTATAATCAATTAATAACGAAAAATAATTTCTTAGACATTGGTGCTGGACCAGGAAAGCCATTACTCGCATTATCTCCTCTTTTCAAATCGACATTAGCTATTGAACCTAAGCAAAATTACTATGATCAGCTGGTTAAAAAAGGCGTTAATGTCATTCAGTCAAACTTTCAAGATACTCTATTAAAGCGCAAATTTGACCTCGTGCTTTGCTGTCATATGCTCTATCATGTCCCCATCAAAGAGTGGCCCTGCTTTCTTGAAAAACTAATTCATTCTATTGCAGCCGACGGAATTGCCATTATTATAATCGGCGCAAACCGTGGCAAACATGCCGAATTATGCTCCTCTGTGAATCCTAATTACCAAAACAGTGGACCATTAAAACTATATCTCGACGAAAAAGGCTGCAAATATCAAACCACACAAAGTTATGGTAATTACACGACTGATAACTTTGATGATATGTACACAATTTGTCGCTTTTCAGTTTTAGAAGACGCTTTGAATCATGATCAATATTCAGCGATGAGCAAAGAAGAAAAGCTTAAGCTAGACTCATTGATCGCAGACTATGTAACAACATTAAAAAACCCATTCTATAACGCTTACATGCTGCAAATAGATTTAGATTTTATTATCATCAAAAAATAA